The following nucleotide sequence is from Aneurinibacillus soli.
AGACAACAACTATACTCTCAACCGAAGCAAACGCGGAACTCGTTCCTTATGCTGAAGGGGTATGTATATGCATACCGCATCAACTTCTCTATGATTCTGGACGTAGAAGAGTAGAGTGGCAGCGAACCCGCAAAAATATATTCCTAATTTAGGAGGAGAAACAATGAAAAAAGCTATTAAAGTTTTAACTACTACTGCTTTACTCGCTTCCCTTGCTGCTCCGTTCGCAGCTCCGGTAAGCGCGGCTACTGAAAACGTATCATTAACTACTCCGGTACTTTCTACTTCTACAGCTGTAGGTACCTTTGCTTCCCTTGGAACTGTTCGAGTAGCTGAAACAGATTCTACAATCGGTTCTATTACAGGTACAGTTGCAAGTCCGCAACAAATTACAATCACATTGCCACAGGGAGTAGAGTTCAAGGCTGCCCCTACTGTAGCTACTTTAGGCGATTTCGTAACTACGAATACTGCTTTTGCTGCTGCTGATATTACGCTTGTTCCGGGTTCTGAAACAACGAAGGGTTACACTATCCAAATTAGTGGCCGTACTGGTGCTGGTGCTGCTTCAAAAGCTAATCTTGAATTCCATTTTGATAATGTTGCTGACTCACAAGTTAAATTAGACGGTGTTACTGGCTCTGTTAAAGTTGGCATTTATGCACCAAACTCAGGTATTACTAGTGGAGATGTTGTAGTTGGTACAGCTCAAAGTGCTGGTGGTACTGCTGTTGCACTGAATGCTCCGAATATCAGTCGTGCAGCTGCTCAGACTCTTGGTACAATTCGTGTAGCTGAAAACCGTGCAGGTGCATTCGATGCTACTAACACAATTAACTTTGTTTTACCAAAAGGTTTCACATTCACTGGTGCAACTGTAGGTGGTGTGAATGTTAACCCAACTATGACTGCTGGCCTTCCTTACACTATTGACATAGACTCTAATGGTTATTCCCGTCTGAAAGTTAAGCCGCTTGCAGTAAATACAGGTTCTACACCAGCATTCTTCAACGTAACACCAATTATCTCCGTTGATAGCGATGCTGACCTTGGCGATTTGAAGGTTGATGTAAAAGGCGACAACGCTGGTGTATCAGCGACTTCAGTTGTAGCAGCAAAAGTTGCTGAGTTTGGTGTAACAGCTTCTGCATCAGGAGATGTTAAAACTGTATACGCTGGTCGTCAAGACCAAGAGCTTACTAAGCTGAACATTAAAGAAGGAATCGCGGGATCGTTGTTGTCTAACCGTACAATTGTCCTCGAACTTCCAGAGTGGGCACACTGGCAAACTCTTCCTACTGAAGATACAGGAGTGAAAAAAGGTGATGCTACAATCACTAACAGTGGTTCTACTGTCGATAATGATCGTCGTAAAGTAAGCCTGAACGTAACTGCAGGTGGAGTTCTGACAGACACAACTCTGAAAGATCTGAAAGTATTCCTGGATGCAAATGCTCCAGCAGGTGACCTGAAAGTTAAAGTTAGCGGCTCGCAAGGTCTGACTGGTGAATACACACTTGCACAAGTTAAGAAACCAGTTGCTATTTCTGCAGATCTGAAAGATCTTAAAATTGGTGTTCAAAACCAAGCAACAGGCGATATCACAATCAAAGAAGATGCTGCTGGCACTCTGAAAGCAGTAGTAACTGAGCTTAACAATGGCTGGAATAAAGCGGGCGTTGTTACAAATACAAATCTAGACGGAAACATCGTACTGAGTGCACCATCTGGTGTGAAATTTGCGGGAGTTCCGACTGTAGCAGTTACAGATGGTGATCTGAAACTTAAATCTACAGGTGTTAAACTGAACAGTGATAACAATCAATTAATCATCCCGATTGATACAGCAAGTAAAACTGCTTCTACAATTAAATTGTCTAACGTGAAGTTCACTGTAGACCGTACAGTTCCAGAAGGCAAGCTGACTCTTGATGCAACTGGTAACGCTCTGGATCAAACTCGTGATTCTAATAACGTTACTCGTGATGCAGTAGTAAGCGCTGATGTTGCTAACGTAGTAACTCCAGCTCCTAAAGATACAACTGCTTCTAACATCGTATTCAAACTCAACAGCAAAACATTCACTGTTGATGGCAAAGAAATGACTATGGATTCTGCTCCACTCGTAGCTTGGGATCGTGCATTCCTGCCAGTACGTTTCGCTGCTAACGCACTGAACGTATCTGATGACAACATCATCTGGGATGACAAAACAAGCACAGCTACAATCTTCAAAGGCGATCGCGTAATCGTTGCTAAAGTTGGCGACAAGTTCCTGACTGTAAACGGCGCGAAAGTACCTATGGATGTACCTGTATACCGCAGTGCTGCGACTAACAACCGTGTAATGATTCCGGTTCGTTACCTCGGCAACGCTCTGGGTGCCCAAATCAATTGGAACGCAGAAACTAACGAAATTACAGTTGGAACTCAGAAGTAATTTTTGAGAACTTCATAGAGGAACTCCCTAACGGGAGTTCCTTTTTTAATGGAGGTAAAAAATATGAAAAAGGCATCTTCTATTATTCTATCTGCCTGCCTGCTACTTCCGTTAGCAGTTCCGGCTTATGCAGCGGAGGTAGCTCCGGCGGCTGCTGCACAACAGCAAGGATTAACATATCAGGGTGCAATAGACAAGGCTCTTAACAAAAGTTTAGAGCTAAAAAACATTCAGGCTGATATTGACCGTTCGTTTGAAGTGAAAAATAATCTTGGTCGCTCCTTGTCCTTTGTTCCAACCGGACCGGGAAATCAGGGAGCTAATTCTGCCTATATGGGGGTTGAAAAAGCTGAGATTGGGTATCAGATGACCCAAAAGCAATTGGAAATAAAAAAGGATCAAATTGCGTATTCTACTCGCAAAGCGTATAATGCAATTTTGCAGGCACAATCCAAAAAACAGCTCGCATTGTTAACAGAGAAAAACTCTGAGTTACAAAATAATATAAGTTTCTATAAGTACCAGTATGGGATGGCAAGTCTAGTAGACAGTGATCGGGCGCAAAAGAACTATGCAGCTGACAAGAAGAATAGTCAGGTAGCGGAAACAAATGTTTCTAGTTCCTATCAGACGTTTAATCAACTGGTTGGGCTTGAAACAAAA
It contains:
- a CDS encoding copper amine oxidase N-terminal domain-containing protein gives rise to the protein MKKAIKVLTTTALLASLAAPFAAPVSAATENVSLTTPVLSTSTAVGTFASLGTVRVAETDSTIGSITGTVASPQQITITLPQGVEFKAAPTVATLGDFVTTNTAFAAADITLVPGSETTKGYTIQISGRTGAGAASKANLEFHFDNVADSQVKLDGVTGSVKVGIYAPNSGITSGDVVVGTAQSAGGTAVALNAPNISRAAAQTLGTIRVAENRAGAFDATNTINFVLPKGFTFTGATVGGVNVNPTMTAGLPYTIDIDSNGYSRLKVKPLAVNTGSTPAFFNVTPIISVDSDADLGDLKVDVKGDNAGVSATSVVAAKVAEFGVTASASGDVKTVYAGRQDQELTKLNIKEGIAGSLLSNRTIVLELPEWAHWQTLPTEDTGVKKGDATITNSGSTVDNDRRKVSLNVTAGGVLTDTTLKDLKVFLDANAPAGDLKVKVSGSQGLTGEYTLAQVKKPVAISADLKDLKIGVQNQATGDITIKEDAAGTLKAVVTELNNGWNKAGVVTNTNLDGNIVLSAPSGVKFAGVPTVAVTDGDLKLKSTGVKLNSDNNQLIIPIDTASKTASTIKLSNVKFTVDRTVPEGKLTLDATGNALDQTRDSNNVTRDAVVSADVANVVTPAPKDTTASNIVFKLNSKTFTVDGKEMTMDSAPLVAWDRAFLPVRFAANALNVSDDNIIWDDKTSTATIFKGDRVIVAKVGDKFLTVNGAKVPMDVPVYRSAATNNRVMIPVRYLGNALGAQINWNAETNEITVGTQK
- a CDS encoding TolC family protein — translated: MKKASSIILSACLLLPLAVPAYAAEVAPAAAAQQQGLTYQGAIDKALNKSLELKNIQADIDRSFEVKNNLGRSLSFVPTGPGNQGANSAYMGVEKAEIGYQMTQKQLEIKKDQIAYSTRKAYNAILQAQSKKQLALLTEKNSELQNNISFYKYQYGMASLVDSDRAQKNYAADKKNSQVAETNVSSSYQTFNQLVGLETKAVPQLAEKPDFKKLNESDLDNHIGRVIDTNPQVWLANKNIDLAQVDVKLLNYNSGQGESYDTKKLDLEKNQNTYANAKEQIDSAVRTLYYNILQIEDQYSVLEQKLEIAQDAYNTLKVQFDVGLATKADLSSARLSVEQLKQQLFELALNHDNLVEAYQKPWVLSAS